Proteins co-encoded in one Metabacillus sp. KUDC1714 genomic window:
- a CDS encoding IS110 family RNA-guided transposase — MDVVIERACGMDVHKDNITACIMTPEGKEIQTFSTKTVFLLQLVDWIKQHNCTHVAMESTSVYWKPIVNLLEAEDIEFLVVNVQHMKAVPGRKTDVKDAEWIAKLLRHGLLKASYIPDRNQRELRELVRYRRSIIEERARQHNRIQKVLEGANIKLGSVVSDVLGVSARDMLDAIADGEEDPEKLANFARRTMKKKKEELELALRGYINSHQRLMLKTILGHIDFLTEQIEMLDKEVAERVSSNHEDVARLDSIPGIATRMAEQILSEIGTDVKKQFPTAAHMCSWAGLVPGQNESAGKRKSAKTKKGNKYLRSALTEAAHSVRGSKNYLGALYRRTASRKGKKRAGIVVAHAMLRISYYLLTRKEMYVDLGEDYFDKQRQQSIVRHSLRRLESLGYTVTLEEPKAS, encoded by the coding sequence ATGGATGTAGTCATTGAAAGAGCATGCGGTATGGATGTCCATAAGGACAATATTACTGCCTGTATTATGACACCTGAAGGAAAGGAGATTCAAACGTTTTCTACTAAAACTGTATTTCTATTACAGTTGGTTGACTGGATTAAACAACATAACTGTACCCATGTCGCCATGGAAAGCACAAGTGTTTATTGGAAACCTATTGTGAATTTACTAGAGGCTGAGGATATTGAGTTTCTAGTGGTGAATGTCCAACATATGAAGGCAGTTCCAGGACGCAAAACAGATGTGAAAGATGCAGAATGGATTGCCAAGCTTCTTCGCCACGGACTACTCAAAGCAAGTTATATTCCAGATCGAAATCAACGTGAACTGCGTGAGCTAGTTCGCTATCGCCGAAGTATTATTGAAGAGCGAGCCAGACAACATAACAGAATCCAGAAGGTGTTAGAAGGTGCAAACATTAAATTGGGATCTGTTGTTTCCGACGTTCTGGGTGTTTCGGCTCGTGATATGCTCGATGCCATAGCTGATGGTGAGGAGGATCCTGAAAAACTAGCAAACTTTGCACGACGCACTATGAAAAAGAAGAAAGAAGAGCTGGAACTCGCCCTAAGAGGCTATATCAATTCACATCAACGTCTCATGTTAAAAACCATTTTAGGTCATATTGATTTTCTGACTGAGCAAATCGAAATGCTTGATAAGGAGGTTGCAGAAAGAGTCAGTTCTAATCATGAAGATGTGGCACGCTTGGATTCTATTCCTGGTATAGCGACCAGAATGGCTGAGCAAATCCTGTCTGAAATTGGGACTGATGTAAAAAAACAATTCCCTACTGCAGCCCATATGTGTTCTTGGGCAGGATTAGTTCCTGGGCAAAACGAAAGTGCCGGAAAAAGAAAATCCGCCAAAACTAAAAAAGGAAATAAGTATTTAAGATCGGCGTTAACCGAAGCAGCTCATTCAGTAAGAGGATCCAAAAACTATCTTGGAGCACTGTATAGGCGTACAGCATCACGAAAAGGCAAGAAACGTGCTGGTATTGTAGTCGCTCACGCAATGTTACGTATCTCTTATTATCTCTTAACCCGAAAAGAAATGTATGTAGACTTAGGAGAAGACTACTTTGATAAGCAGAGACAACAATCAATTGTTAGACATTCGCTGAGACGACTCGAAAGTTTAGGATACACCGTTACGCTCGAAGAACCTAAAGCTTCTTAA
- a CDS encoding GrpB family protein — MRKTKILAWTEDWGKSYSQEEKILKEVFIDEIVDIFHIGSTSIPTIGYAKPIIDILIVVKDIENVDLYNNEMLELGYEPKGENGIVGRRYFPKGKDNRTHHLHIFQVGSEHIKTHIDFKEYLLKNPVEAKKYGELKINLAKQFPNEHHNYQDGKQQLVNEIADKAKKWASRRRFSS; from the coding sequence TTGAGAAAAACCAAAATACTTGCTTGGACTGAAGACTGGGGAAAATCATACAGTCAAGAAGAGAAAATATTGAAAGAAGTATTTATAGATGAAATAGTTGATATTTTTCATATTGGAAGTACCTCTATACCAACAATAGGTTACGCGAAGCCGATAATAGATATTTTAATTGTTGTAAAGGATATTGAAAACGTTGATTTATACAACAATGAAATGCTGGAATTGGGATATGAACCGAAAGGTGAGAATGGAATTGTTGGAAGAAGATATTTTCCAAAAGGAAAAGATAATAGAACACATCATCTACATATCTTTCAAGTCGGAAGTGAACACATAAAAACCCATATAGATTTTAAAGAATACTTGCTAAAGAACCCTGTGGAAGCTAAAAAGTATGGAGAATTGAAAATCAACTTAGCAAAACAGTTTCCTAACGAGCATCATAATTATCAAGATGGAAAGCAGCAGTTAGTAAATGAAATAGCAGATAAAGCGAAAAAATGGGCATCACGGAGAAGATTTTCTTCTTAA
- a CDS encoding IS110 family RNA-guided transposase codes for MNPVIGLDVSKGESQVQAFLDKGKPYSKNFKVSHTIEGLDLLVEFLEVVKRETGKRPPIVLEATGHYHSSVVQYLEDRGYLMIIINPLISYKAKSSSLRKVKTDAIDAYHLCELFYKEDLEPYKKRGVQLLNLRNLTRQHENITGVLIQTKLQFQAILDQVFPEYRGVFGDLYSVVSLLTLSEFPSSEDILEASEETIADKIAELCKSRSHRWAKEKATQLKAAANRNPFEKTVYQSHILSLGMYINIILQYKEHLSKLESEIDALAKGVEEYNIIKSIPGIGEKIAATIISEIGEIDRFTDPKKLVAFAGVDPSVFESGKFTATKNRITKRGSSRLRHALYMAVRCAIRDCRKKKTTDEIIPRNKRMREFYDKKRDEGKPFKVAVIACVNKLLHWIFALLKNKTTFQDIA; via the coding sequence ATGAATCCAGTCATTGGTCTGGATGTTTCAAAAGGGGAAAGTCAAGTTCAGGCATTTTTAGATAAAGGCAAACCATACAGTAAGAATTTTAAAGTTTCTCATACTATAGAAGGTCTTGATTTACTTGTAGAGTTTCTGGAGGTGGTTAAGAGAGAAACTGGTAAGAGACCACCTATTGTTCTAGAAGCGACAGGACATTATCATTCCTCTGTTGTTCAATACTTAGAGGACCGTGGGTATTTAATGATAATCATTAATCCATTGATTTCTTATAAGGCTAAAAGTTCAAGTCTTCGGAAAGTAAAGACAGATGCGATAGATGCTTACCATCTCTGCGAGCTGTTTTATAAGGAGGATTTAGAGCCGTATAAGAAGCGTGGTGTGCAGCTATTAAACCTTCGGAATCTTACAAGACAGCACGAAAATATTACTGGTGTATTGATTCAAACAAAGCTACAATTTCAAGCGATTCTGGACCAGGTCTTCCCTGAGTACAGAGGTGTTTTTGGTGACTTATATTCGGTAGTATCACTATTAACTCTTTCAGAGTTTCCCTCATCTGAAGATATTTTAGAGGCAAGTGAAGAAACAATTGCCGACAAAATCGCTGAGTTATGTAAAAGTCGTTCCCATCGATGGGCTAAAGAAAAAGCTACTCAGCTCAAGGCTGCAGCAAATCGAAATCCGTTTGAAAAGACCGTTTATCAAAGCCATATTTTAAGTCTAGGTATGTATATCAATATCATTCTTCAATACAAAGAGCACCTATCCAAGTTAGAGTCCGAGATAGATGCCCTCGCTAAAGGTGTTGAAGAATATAATATTATCAAATCTATCCCTGGTATAGGAGAAAAGATCGCGGCAACAATCATTTCAGAAATTGGAGAGATAGATCGATTTACTGATCCTAAAAAGCTCGTAGCTTTCGCTGGAGTTGATCCTAGTGTATTCGAATCTGGTAAGTTTACAGCCACCAAAAACCGAATCACCAAAAGAGGTTCCAGTAGGCTTCGTCACGCCTTATATATGGCAGTTCGTTGTGCCATTCGTGACTGTCGTAAAAAGAAAACAACTGATGAAATCATCCCACGAAACAAGAGAATGCGAGAGTTTTACGACAAGAAACGTGATGAAGGAAAGCCTTTTAAAGTAGCCGTAATAGCATGCGTAAATAAGCTTTTACATTGGATATTTGCCCTTTTAAAGAACAAAACTACTTTCCAAGATATAGCTTAG
- a CDS encoding GntR family transcriptional regulator, with protein MYIIIEPDSDIPIYLQITNQIVEAIARGSLLPGEALPSVRAFAADLGVNMHTVNKSYHQLEQKGMIKIAPKSGAIISSPLDFSETTLKNLRNIFKPLIAESLVVGMTEEQIQDLVSSIIKSFKE; from the coding sequence TTGTATATTATTATCGAACCCGACTCCGATATTCCAATTTACTTGCAAATTACTAATCAAATTGTGGAAGCCATCGCTAGGGGTTCTCTTCTTCCTGGCGAAGCTCTGCCTTCTGTAAGAGCTTTTGCTGCAGACCTTGGTGTCAATATGCACACAGTGAATAAAAGCTATCACCAACTAGAACAAAAAGGCATGATTAAAATCGCTCCAAAATCCGGAGCTATAATCTCTTCTCCCCTAGATTTTAGTGAAACCACTCTTAAAAATCTAAGAAATATCTTTAAACCACTAATCGCTGAGTCGCTTGTTGTCGGTATGACGGAGGAGCAAATCCAAGACCTTGTCAGTTCAATTATCAAGAGCTTTAAAGAATAG
- a CDS encoding DUF1648 domain-containing protein — protein MTLAIFLMIAIILAGIQTAVPYLVKRTVIFGITVPEMYVNNETLKSFKKKYTLLVSLFSFVALAGYLLWALFNSPTEEQTVLVGTLIQFGIILLSLSLYFYFHAKTLQVKTKSNWAENLKQVKITDLSVRSQDEMLPWSIYLLPIIITFGVIGYTVLQYDLLPQQIPTHWGIDGEADAFTEKTPVSAILMPLTLLMMQLMFLGIHVGTKKSGIKLSATSTSASRMRQLTLRKYSSWLMLLVSFLLTVMFSFFQLQTIHPELFAGATMLATPIIFLIVVLVGTITFAIKVGRSDKHNVVDTEENIADFDDDSDWKGGLIYFNRQDPSIFVEKRFGVGWSLNFGNPIGYFIILLPLLAILVFSFM, from the coding sequence ATGACGTTAGCCATTTTTCTTATGATCGCGATTATTTTGGCGGGGATCCAAACTGCAGTACCCTACTTAGTGAAACGAACAGTAATCTTTGGAATCACGGTCCCTGAAATGTATGTAAATAACGAAACGTTAAAATCCTTTAAAAAGAAATATACATTGCTAGTTTCCCTCTTTTCCTTTGTTGCCTTAGCTGGTTATCTTCTTTGGGCATTATTTAATTCCCCTACCGAAGAACAAACTGTGCTTGTTGGTACGCTTATTCAGTTTGGAATCATTCTGTTAAGCCTTTCTCTCTATTTTTACTTTCATGCGAAAACCCTTCAAGTAAAGACGAAAAGTAATTGGGCAGAAAATCTAAAACAAGTTAAAATCACAGATTTATCAGTACGTTCTCAGGATGAAATGCTTCCTTGGTCTATCTATTTATTACCAATCATCATTACGTTTGGGGTGATTGGATATACCGTACTACAATACGACCTTCTACCACAACAAATTCCAACTCACTGGGGTATCGATGGTGAAGCTGATGCTTTTACTGAAAAAACGCCAGTTTCAGCAATTTTAATGCCCTTGACACTTTTAATGATGCAATTGATGTTCTTAGGTATCCATGTTGGGACGAAAAAATCTGGGATTAAATTAAGTGCAACTAGTACAAGTGCCTCTCGTATGAGGCAGTTAACATTACGTAAGTATTCAAGCTGGTTGATGTTATTAGTCAGTTTCTTACTCACCGTAATGTTTAGCTTCTTTCAATTACAAACGATCCACCCTGAATTATTTGCAGGAGCCACGATGTTGGCAACACCGATCATTTTCCTTATTGTGGTCTTAGTCGGTACAATAACTTTTGCCATAAAAGTAGGTCGTTCAGATAAACATAATGTTGTTGACACTGAAGAAAATATTGCTGATTTCGACGATGATTCCGATTGGAAAGGTGGTCTCATTTATTTTAATAGACAAGATCCATCCATCTTTGTTGAAAAACGGTTTGGTGTTGGTTGGTCCCTTAACTTTGGTAATCCTATTGGTTATTTCATTATCTTATTGCCTCTATTAGCGATCTTGGTGTTTTCGTTTATGTAG